The genomic stretch AAAGCAGGATGTGTGGCGTGAGGAACCGATGGTAGAGAAACGTCTTCAGTATGCCTTGATAAAAGGTGTTGGTGATCACTTGGAAGAAGATTTGGCGGAAGCGGTGAAACTATATCCTAAGGCGGTGGATATTATTGAAGGTCCGTTGATGGAAGGTATGAATAGGGTAGGAGAGCTGTTTGGAGCAGGGAAAATGTTCTTACCGCAAGTTGTGAAGACTGCTCGTACCATGAAAAAGGCAGTAGCTATTTTGCAACCTCTTATTGAGGCTGATAAACAAGAAGGTGCCCGCAGCGCTGGAAAGGTATTGATGGCTACCGTAAAAGGGGATGTGCATGATATTGGGAAGAATATCGTATCAGTGGTCATGGCTTGTAATAACTATGAAATTATAGACCTTGGCGTGATGGTTCCTGCTGAAATGATAGTCCGGAAGGCTATAGAGGAAAAGGTGGATATAATAGGATTAAGCGGGCTGATTACTCCATCATTGGAAGAAATGGCGCATGTGGCTGTAGAGTTAAAGCGTGCGGGGCTGGACATTCCCATTATGATTGGAGGAGCCACTACTTCCAAGCTGCATACTGCCTTGAAAATAGCACCTGTTTATGGAGGTCCGGTCATTCACATGAAAGATGCTTCACAGAATGCCTTGGTAGCCGCCCGTTTGCTGAATCCGGAATCTTCTTCTGAATTTGTGGAAAGGCTGAACAAAGAATATGAGGAACTTCGTCTGAAAAACAGTACCAAACAGGTAAAAACGGTATCTTTGGAGGAAGCTCAAAAAAATAAATTGAACCTTTGGTCATAATGAAGTGTCCCCCAAAAGTTAGACACAAAACTTTTGGGGGGCACTTCATAAAGTTACGACTTTTTTTATCTGCCCATTTTATCCGAAAGAATAAGAAGCTGTTTTATTGGATATATTTCTTGGACTGGTTATAATTTACTGAGAAACTCTTCCGCTTTTTCCAGATTTTCCGGTTTACCGATATCAAGCAATTGCAAATCATCTTCTACATAGCACTGGATGTCGACTCTGTGACATATGGAGAGATAGAAATCGATAATGGAATATTTTCCTCTGGGAAGGAGATTTAAAATTTTAGGAGTAGTCACTTGTATCCCGCTATAGGCGTATTCCCGATATTCCCCTTCTTTATACCGGAGTCCTGCCGGTTTGGTTTCCATGGTGTCTTTATTGACCCAGCCACGTAACAGATTATCGTCATTAAACAACAGATAACGGGAGGTCTTGCGTGGGCTGACTAAAAGGGTGGCATTGATGTTAGAACTATTCTGATGATAATACATAAGACTTTCAAAATCGCAATTGGAAAGGATATCTACATTGTGGAGCAAGTAGCATTCTTTCCGCATAATTCCTAAGCCTCTTTCGATTATTTCTTCCTCATCCATTCCTTTCATCAGATTTTCGAATATCAGTTCATACGGAGTTTCGCCTTCTTTGGTAAACATATCCTCAGGATGATGTAATAAGTAGTATGCTCTTTCCAAACCGCCGCCCGTATCAAGCAGACAG from Phocaeicola dorei encodes the following:
- a CDS encoding sugar phosphate nucleotidyltransferase, which codes for MKAMIFAAGLGSRLKPLTDTRPKALITVGGKTMLEHIILKLKAAGFDEIVINVHHFSNQILAFLEANQNFGIDIQISDETDCLLDTGGGLERAYYLLHHPEDMFTKEGETPYELIFENLMKGMDEEEIIERGLGIMRKECYLLHNVDILSNCDFESLMYYHQNSSNINATLLVSPRKTSRYLLFNDDNLLRGWVNKDTMETKPAGLRYKEGEYREYAYSGIQVTTPKILNLLPRGKYSIIDFYLSICHRVDIQCYVEDDLQLLDIGKPENLEKAEEFLSKL